CGGCCACGCGGATGCCTGCATTGAAGCCAAAGTCGAACACCATGGCGTCCAGACCTGCGGGCAGCAGGTCGCAGTTCAGCGGACGCCAGTAAAAGGCGCGGGCAATGGCGCGGAAGGTCGGCACGTCAATGGACTGCATGACCTTGGCCGTGATGTTCCCCGGCTTTGCGCCCGTCCAGCGCAGCATGGTGGGCGCTGAAATGCCCCGCATGGTGCCGACAAGGAACCCGTGCCCTACCGCGCCGCCGGTCCAGTTACCGCCGTCGTCCCTGCGACATTGGTACAGACCCTCTTCGCCAAGGGTAAATTCTGTGATTGTGAGGAAGTTGGTCTGCATGCCGCCACGTTACGCGCGACAGGCAGGGGGCATCACGTTCGACTAGACGGACACACCCTAAAGCAGGGGAATCTGCGCCGGGTCATTGCGCCAGTTCTGGCGGGGCGGCGGCGGAATAT
This portion of the Komagataeibacter sp. FNDCF1 genome encodes:
- a CDS encoding glycosyl hydrolase 108 family protein, with the protein product MQTNFLTITEFTLGEEGLYQCRRDDGGNWTGGAVGHGFLVGTMRGISAPTMLRWTGAKPGNITAKVMQSIDVPTFRAIARAFYWRPLNCDLLPAGLDAMVFDFGFNAGIRVAARQLQAAAGLKGADVDGDIGPRTLSAVLDAMAGPAGPRMIGTLTDMQAAYYRNCRLFNVCGEAWLDRTIGREALANALAQKAARTAAA